Proteins from one Rosa chinensis cultivar Old Blush chromosome 7, RchiOBHm-V2, whole genome shotgun sequence genomic window:
- the LOC112175962 gene encoding subtilisin-like protease, whose amino-acid sequence MENKKFVALQIMYLLGLSLIFCLSLAITDGGMGILNPKAESEAEEENSGMQTYIVWVKKPVRRLFSESHEHLESWYKSFLPKSFTNSKEVMDQRMVYAYHHVATGFAAKLTAEEVKEMETKDGFISAHQDRILPLHTTHSPNFLGLYQDLGLWKGSNYGEGIIIGVLDTGITPGHPSFSDEGVGPPPAKWKGKCDFNGTFCNNKLIGARSFQGGKTTGAPPVDLEGHGTHTSSTAGGNFVKGANVFGMAKGTASGMAPYAHLAMYQVCSEQGCSESDIVAAMDTAIADGVDVLSLSLGGGSAPFYADGIAVGAFGAIQKGIFVSCSAGNEGPGYGSLSNEAPWILTVGASTIDRSIKATAKLGNGQEYDGESLFQDKNFSSNLLPLVYAGAYSNDSTALCDVGTLNGVEGKVVLCERGGGIGRIAKGEEVKRAGGAAMILMNEDTDGYSTLADAHVLPATHVSYAAGLSIKAYINSTSTPMATILFKGTVIGDQNAPAVTSFSSRGPSLASTGILKPDIIGPGVSILAAWPVSVDNGTESTATFNMVSGTSMSCPHLSGIAALLKSSHPDWSPAAIKSAIVTTADIVNLGGKPIIDETLAPADIFATGAGHVNPPKADDPGLIYDTKPTDYIPYLCGLNYTDDQIQIITQQTVKCSEVGVIPEAQLNYPSFSIIFQDLSQSQDYTRTVTNVGPANSTYNLDLKLPGKIAMSVSPSQLKFTEVGQTITYLAEFIPEDGAGKDAPFYQGYLRWFSDQHSVISPISVIFDTQQ is encoded by the coding sequence ATGGAGAACAAAAAGTTTGTAGCCCTGCAGATCATGTATCTTCTTGGCTTGAGTCTCATATTTTGCCTATCACTAGCTATTACCGATGGAGGCATGGGAATACTAAACCCGAAAGCTGAATCCGAGGCAGAAGAGGAAAATAGTGGCATGCAAACTTACATTGTTTGGGTGAAAAAGCCGGTGAGGAGGCTATTTTCAGAATCTCATGAACATTTAGAGAGTTGGTACAAGTCATTTTTGCCCAAAAGTTTTACAAACTCAAAGGAGGTGATGGACCAACGAATGGTTTACGCATACCACCATGTGGCTACTGGCTTTGCAGCAAAGCTTACAGCTGAGGAAGTAAAAGAAATGGAGACCAAGGATGGTTTTATATCAGCTCATCAGGATAGGATTCTCCCTCTGCACACTACCCACAGTCCGAACTTCTTGGGGTTGTACCAAGATTTGGGACTTTGGAAAGGGTCTAATTATGGTGAAGGAATCATTATTGGAGTTTTGGATACTGGAATAACACCAGGTCATCCCTCATTCAGCGATGAAGGAGTGGGACCTCCTCCGGCTAAATGGAAAGGCAAGTGTGATTTCAATGGCACATTCTGCAACAACAAGcttattggtgccagaagtttCCAGGGTGGTAAAACTACCGGAGCTCCACCAGTTGACCTTGAAGGCCATGGAACCCACACGTCGAGCACAGCTGGAGGAAATTTTGTGAAAGGCGCCAACGTGTTTGGAATGGCGAAGGGAACAGCCTCTGGCATGGCACCTTATGCTCACCTGGCAATGTACCAAGTTTGTTCTGAACAGGGTTGTTCTGAAAGTGACATTGTAGCTGCCATGGACACTGCTATTGCCGATGGAGTAGACGTGCTCTCCCTCTCACTTGGCGGTGGCTCAGCTCCTTTCTATGCAGACGGAATCGCAGTCGGTGCATTTGGAGCAATTCAGAAAGGAATTTTTGTTAGCTGCTCAGCTGGAAATGAGGGTCCTGGATATGGTTCTTTATCCAATGAAGCGCCATGGATTCTAACCGTCGGAGCAAGCACCATTGACAGAAGCATAAAGGCAACAGCAAAACTTGGCAATGGGCAGGAATATGATGGGGAATCGTTATTCCAGGATAAAAATTTTAGTTCAAATTTGTTACCTCTTGTTTATGCCGGTGCATATAGCAATGATTCAACAGCTCTGTGCGATGTAGGAACCCTTAATGGAGTTGAAGGGAAAGTGGTGCTGTGTGAAAGAGGTGGAGGAATTGGAAGAATTGCCAAAGGAGAAGAAGTCAAAAGAGCAGGTGGTGCTGCCATGATCCTCATGAACGAAGACACTGATGGCTATAGCACTTTAGCTGATGCTCATGTGCTTCCTGCAACACATGTGAGTTATGCTGCAGGTTTGAGCATCAAAGCCTACATAAACTCCACCTCAACACCTATGGCCACAATCTTGTTCAAAGGCACTGTCATCGGTGATCAAAATGCTCCCGCAGTCACTTCCTTTTCATCAAGAGGACCAAGCCTGGCGAGCACAGGAATCTTGAAACCTGACATCATTGGTCCCGGTGTTAGCATCTTAGCTGCATGGCCTGTTtcagtggacaatggcacagaATCTACGGCAACATTTAACATGGTTTCAGGTACTTCAATGTCATGCCCTCACCTGAGTGGCATTGCAGCTTTGCTCAAGAGCTCACACCCCGACTGGTCACCAGCTGCCAtcaagtctgcaattgtgacaACCGCTGACATAGTAAACCTCGGAGGCAAACCTATTATTGATGAAACACTTGCTCCAGCAGACATCTTTGCCACTGGTGCAGGACATGTTAATCCTCCAAAAGCAGATGACCCTGGGCTAATCTACGACACAAAACCAACGGATTACATTCCCTACCTGTGCGGTTTGAACTACACAGACGATCAGATACAGATAATCACCCAACAAACAGTGAAGTGCTCTGAAGTAGGAGTCATACCTGAAGCGCAGCTAAATTATCCTTCATTTTCTATTATATTCCAGGACTTGTCTCAGTCTCAAGATTACACAAGGACGGTGACAAATGTTGGACCAGCTAATTCAACTTACAACTTGGATCTTAAGTTACCAGGTAAAATCGCCATGAGTGTGAGTCCTTCGCAGCTTAAGTTTACAGAAGTTGGCCAGACAATTACATACCTAGCAGAGTTTATACCGGAAGATGGGGCAGGGAAGGATGCACCATTTTATCAGGGATATTTGAGATGGTTCTCTGATCAACATTCTGTTATTAGCCCCATATCTGTGATCTTCGACACCCAGCAGTGA
- the LOC112175947 gene encoding subtilisin-like protease, translating to MENKKCVVMQIIYLLGFSCMFYLSLAVAVEKVAVLEPQGETDSMQIYIVLVERPPSNFNAQSDHEDLESWYQSFLPQTIANSNQLMKPRMVYAYHNVATGFAAKLTGEEVEEMEKKDGFIYAHPERNLQLHTTHSPNFLGLQQGLGLWKGSNYGAGIIIGVLDTGITPGHPSFSDEGVPPPPAKWKGKCDFNGTFCNNKLIGARSFQGGNTTGAPPVDIAGHGTHTSSTAGGNFVKGANVFGMANGTASGMAPYAHLAMYQVCSEQGCSESDILAAIDTAIDDGVDVLSISLGGGSATFYWDFIAIGAFAAIQKGIFVSCSAGNAGPDYSTTSNEAPWILTVGASSIDRNIRAIAQLGNGQEYDGESVFQPKDFSSKQLPLVYAGDHSHDSSALCDVGSLTNVEGKVVVCELGGGIGRIAKGVEVKRAGGVAMILVNPDFAGYTTIADVHVLPATHVSYSAGVSIKTYINSTSTPTATILFKGTVIGDQLAPKVSFFSSRGPSLASPGILKPDIIGPGVSILAAWPFSVDNATESKATFNIISGTSMSCPHLSGIVALLKSSHPDWSPAAIKSAIMTTAEVNNLAGSAIMDETLFAADLFAIGAGHVNPSKANDPGLIYDTQPDDYIPYMCGLNYTDQQIAIVTRKLVKCSEVGAIPEAQLNYPTFSLFIDPAGKPQHYTRTVKNVGPAKSTYELAVVSPHNIDISVQPEELTFTEVNQTMTYHVVFTAQKGAAKNGIKFSQGYLSWVSHQHSVRSQISVIFDT from the coding sequence ATGGAGAACAAAAAGTGTGTAGTGATGCAGATCATATACCTTCTTGGCTTTAGTTGCATGTTTTACTTGTCACTAGCAGTTGCTGTCGAAAAAGTGGCAGTACTGGAACCACAAGGTGAGACAGATAGCATGCAAATttatatagttttggttgaaaGGCCACCCAGCAATTTCAATGCACAATCTGATCATGAAGATTTAGAGAGTTGGTACCAGTCATTTCTGCCCCAAACTATTGCAAACTCAAACCAGCTCATGAAGCCACGAATGGTTTATGCATACCACAATGTGGCCACAGGATTTGCAGCAAAGCTGACTGGGGAGGAAGTtgaagaaatggagaagaaagatGGGTTTATCTACGCTCATCCAGAACGGAATCTGCAATTGCACACAACTCATAGTCCTAACTTCTTGGGGCTGCAACAAGGATTGGGACTTTGGAAAGGGTCTAATTATGGTGCAGGAATCATTATTGGAGTCTTGGATACTGGAATAACACCAGGTCATCCCTCATTCAGCGACGAAGGAGTGCCACCTCCTCCGGCTAAATGGAAAGGCAAGTGTGATTTCAATGGCACATTCTGCAACAACAAGcttattggtgccagaagtttCCAGGGTGGGAACACTACCGGAGCTCCACCAGTTGACATTGCAGGCCATGGAACCCACACGTCGAGCACAGCTGGTGGAAATTTTGTGAAAGGTGCCAACGTGTTTGGAATGGCAAATGGAACAGCCTCTGGCATGGCACCTTATGCTCACTTGGCAATGTACCAAGTTTGTTCTGAACAGGGTTGTTCTGAAAGTGACATTCTAGCTGCTATTGACACTGCTATTGATGATGGCGTGGATGTGCTATCCATCTCACTTGGTGGTGGCTCAGCTACTTTTTATTGGGATTTTATTGCAATTGGTGCATTTGCAGCAATTCAGAAGGGAATTTTTGTCAGCTGTTCGGCTGGAAATGCAGGGCCTGACTACTCTACTACATCAAATGAGGCCCCATGGATTTTGACAGTTGGAGCAAGCTCCATTGACAGAAACATAAGAGCAATAGCACAGCTTGGAAATGGGCAAGAATATGACGGGGAATCAGTATTCCAGCCTAaagattttagttcaaaacagttACCTCTTGTTTATGCAGGTGACCATAGCCATGATTCATCAGCTCTTTGCGATGTAGGGTCCCTTACAAATGTTGAAGGGAAAGTAGTGGTGTGTGAGCTAGGTGGCGGAATTGGAAGAATTGCAAAAGGGGTAGAAGTGAAAAGAGCTGGTGGTGTTGCCATGATTCTTGTCAACCCAGACTTTGCTGGCTATACCACCATAGCAGACGTTCACGTGCTTCCGGCAACACATGTAAGTTACTCTGCGGGGGTGAGTATCAAAACCTATATAAACTCAACCTCAACTCCTACAGCAACAATCTTGTTCAAAGGCACTGTCATTGGTGATCAGCTTGCTCCGAAGGTCTCTTTCTTTTCATCAAGAGGACCAAGCCTCGCAAGTCCTGGCATTTTGAAACCTGACATAATTGGTCCCGGTGTGAGCATCCTAGCTGCATGGCCTTTTTCGGTGGACAATGCCACAGAATCTAAAGCCACATTTAACATTATTTCCGGTACTTCAATGTCATGCCCTCACCTGAGTGGCATTGTAGCCTTACTCAAGAGCTCACACCCTGACTGGTCACCAGCTGCCATTAAGTCTGCCATCATGACAACTGCTGAAGTAAACAACCTCGCAGGCTCCGCCATAATGGATGAAACACTATTTGCAGCAGACCTCTTTGCCATTGGTGCAGGTCATGTTAACCCTTCAAAAGCAAATGACCCTGGGCTCATCTACGACACGCAACCAGATGACTACATTCCTTACATGTGTGGTTTGAACTACACAGACCAACAGATAGCAATAGTCACCCGGAAATTAGTGAAATGCTCTGAAGTAGGAGCCATACCCGAAGCACAGCTAAATTATCCCACATTTTCTCTCTTTATAGATCCTGCAGGGAAGCCTCAGCATTACACAAGAACAGTGAAGAATGTTGGCCCCGCTAAATCAACTTATGAATTAGCCGTTGTAAGTCCACATAACATAGACATCAGTGTGCAACCTGAGGAGCTCACATTCACAGAGGTTAACCAGACAATGACGTATCATGTGGTGTTTACCGCACAAAAAGGTGCTGCGAAGAATGGTATAAAATTTTCTCAGGGATATCTGAGCTGGGTCTCTCACCAGCATTCTGTTAGAAGCCAAATATCTGTGATCTTTGACACTTAA